A region from the Chrysoperla carnea chromosome 4, inChrCarn1.1, whole genome shotgun sequence genome encodes:
- the LOC123298359 gene encoding protein brawnin, whose product MPAGVSWPTYLKFFAAAMLSMMAGSQVVHMYYRPLDDMNELIEAEIRKKKLAESAISP is encoded by the coding sequence ATGCCTGCTGGAGTATCTTGGCCtacgtatttaaaatttttcgccGCCGCTATGTTATCAATGATGGCCGGTTCACAAGTTGTCCATATGTATTACAGACCTTTAGATGACATGAACGAATTAATTGAAGCAGAAATTCGTAAAAAGAAACTGGCCGAATCAGCAATTAGTCCATGA
- the LOC123298358 gene encoding small integral membrane protein 4, with protein MKLQNKTLKYYLDKWPGKRTLGIYRFLPLFFVLGAALEFSMINWHVGETNFYRTFKKRQVKEIIEEKLHANVERQN; from the exons atgaaattacaaaataaaactttaaaatattatttggatAAGTGGCCAGGAAAACGTACACTCggaatttatcgatttttaccCCTATTTTTTGTACTTGGAGCTGCATTAGAATTTTCTATGATCAATTGGCATGTTGGAGAAACAAATTTCT atagaacatttaaaaaacgacaagtaaaagaaataattgaagaaaaattgcaCGCAAACGTAGAACGGCAGAATTAA